The Streptomyces sp. NBC_00670 genome window below encodes:
- a CDS encoding DEAD/DEAH box helicase, whose amino-acid sequence MTVQFGIQRIALREHQVDATARIRKWVGFPARSSVPAEGARATVVSATGSGKTITAAWAALECFRGGRILVMVPTLDLLVQTAQAWRRVGHNGPMVAVCSLEKDDVLEQLGVRTTTNAIQLALWAGHGPVVVFATYASLVDRDDPEGALGQRKVRGPLEAALAGGERLYGQTMAPFGLAVVDEAHSTTGDLGRPWAAIHDNTRIPAAFRLYLTATPRILASPRPQKGRDGQELEIATMASDPDGPYGEWIYELGLSEAIERGILAGFEIDVLEIHDPSPIQALSEEAQRGRRLALLQTALLEHAAARNLRTVMTFHQRVEEAMAFAEKMPQTAAELYAAEVSDDVLADADLLPKSSIDAEFYQLEAGRHVPPDRVWSAWLCGDHLVAERREVLRQFADGLDASNKRVHRAFLASVRVLGEGVDIVGERGVEAICFADTRGSQVEIVQNIGRALRPNPDGTAKTARIIVPVFLQPGEDPTDMVASASFAPLVAVLQGLRSHSERLVEQLASRALSSGQRHVHVKRDEEGRIIGTTAEGEGGQDETEGPVESALLHFSTPRDAATIAAFLRTRVYRPESLVWLEGYQALLRWRKDNHITGLFAVPYDTETEAGVSKAFPLGRWVHQQRRVYRAGELDDHRKELLDEAGMVWEPGEEAWENKLAVLRSYRRAHGHLAPRRDAVWGTADSELAPVGEHMANLRRTHGLGKNPERATVRAAQLAAIDPDWNCPWPLDWQRHYRVLADLTADEPDGILPAIEPGVLFEGDDLGRWLQRQTREWSQLTEEQQRRLSSLGVTPAEQPAPATTDGGKASGKASAFQRGLTALAQWVQREGAHKAVPRGHVEAVVIDGQEHQHKLGVWISNTKTRRDKLTHDQRTALAELGVEWA is encoded by the coding sequence ATGACAGTACAGTTTGGAATTCAGAGAATCGCGCTCAGAGAACACCAGGTAGATGCGACTGCGCGTATCCGTAAATGGGTCGGATTCCCTGCAAGGTCCTCTGTGCCCGCGGAAGGGGCGCGCGCCACAGTGGTGTCCGCCACGGGGTCCGGCAAGACGATCACGGCCGCGTGGGCTGCGCTGGAGTGCTTCCGCGGCGGGCGGATCCTCGTCATGGTCCCCACCCTCGATCTGCTCGTGCAGACCGCCCAGGCGTGGCGGAGGGTCGGTCACAACGGGCCGATGGTCGCGGTGTGCTCGCTGGAGAAGGACGACGTCCTGGAGCAGCTGGGCGTACGGACCACCACGAACGCGATCCAGTTGGCGCTGTGGGCGGGGCATGGGCCGGTGGTCGTGTTCGCCACGTACGCCTCCCTCGTGGACCGCGACGACCCGGAGGGCGCGTTGGGTCAGCGGAAGGTCCGCGGGCCGCTGGAGGCCGCTCTGGCAGGCGGAGAGCGGCTGTACGGACAGACGATGGCCCCGTTCGGCCTCGCCGTCGTCGACGAAGCCCACTCAACCACCGGCGATCTTGGGCGGCCGTGGGCGGCGATCCACGACAACACCCGTATCCCGGCGGCCTTCCGGCTCTACCTCACCGCCACCCCCCGCATCCTCGCCTCACCCCGGCCGCAGAAGGGCAGGGACGGCCAGGAGCTGGAGATCGCCACCATGGCGTCCGACCCGGACGGCCCGTACGGCGAGTGGATCTACGAACTCGGACTGTCCGAGGCGATCGAACGCGGCATCCTCGCCGGATTCGAGATCGACGTGCTGGAGATCCACGACCCCTCCCCCATCCAGGCACTATCAGAGGAGGCGCAGCGGGGCCGGCGCCTCGCGCTGCTGCAGACGGCGCTCCTGGAGCACGCCGCCGCGCGGAACCTGCGCACCGTTATGACCTTCCACCAGCGGGTGGAGGAGGCGATGGCGTTCGCGGAGAAGATGCCGCAGACGGCCGCCGAGCTGTACGCGGCCGAGGTCTCCGACGATGTTCTGGCCGACGCGGACTTGCTGCCGAAGTCGTCGATCGACGCGGAGTTCTACCAGCTGGAGGCAGGCCGCCACGTACCCCCGGACCGGGTCTGGTCGGCATGGCTGTGCGGTGACCACCTCGTCGCCGAACGTCGGGAGGTCCTGCGCCAGTTCGCCGACGGCCTCGATGCCAGCAACAAGCGCGTGCACCGGGCGTTCCTGGCCAGCGTGCGGGTCCTGGGCGAGGGCGTCGACATCGTCGGCGAACGCGGTGTGGAGGCGATCTGCTTCGCCGACACCCGTGGCTCCCAGGTGGAGATCGTCCAGAACATCGGCCGGGCACTGCGACCGAACCCCGACGGCACGGCCAAGACCGCCAGGATCATCGTGCCCGTCTTCCTCCAGCCCGGCGAAGACCCGACCGACATGGTCGCCTCCGCCTCGTTCGCACCCCTAGTAGCCGTCCTCCAAGGCCTGCGCTCGCACTCGGAACGCCTCGTCGAACAGCTCGCCAGCAGGGCGCTGAGCAGCGGGCAGCGGCATGTACACGTGAAGCGGGACGAGGAAGGGCGCATCATCGGCACCACGGCCGAAGGAGAAGGCGGGCAGGACGAGACCGAGGGCCCGGTGGAGTCAGCACTGCTGCACTTCTCTACCCCGAGGGACGCGGCGACGATCGCGGCGTTCCTGCGCACCCGGGTGTACCGGCCGGAGTCCCTGGTCTGGCTGGAGGGCTACCAGGCCCTGCTGCGCTGGCGGAAGGACAACCACATCACCGGCCTGTTCGCCGTCCCCTACGACACCGAGACCGAGGCCGGCGTCAGCAAGGCGTTCCCGCTGGGGCGTTGGGTCCACCAGCAGCGGCGCGTGTACCGTGCGGGCGAACTCGACGACCACCGCAAGGAACTCCTCGACGAAGCCGGAATGGTGTGGGAACCCGGCGAGGAAGCATGGGAGAACAAACTGGCGGTTCTCCGCTCGTACAGGCGGGCGCACGGCCACCTCGCCCCCCGACGTGACGCCGTATGGGGCACCGCCGACAGTGAACTGGCTCCGGTCGGGGAGCACATGGCCAACCTCCGCCGCACCCACGGCCTCGGCAAGAACCCCGAACGCGCTACGGTGCGGGCGGCGCAGCTGGCCGCGATCGACCCCGACTGGAACTGCCCCTGGCCCCTGGACTGGCAGCGCCACTACCGCGTCCTCGCCGACCTCACCGCCGACGAACCCGACGGCATCCTCCCAGCCATCGAGCCCGGAGTGCTCTTCGAAGGCGACGACCTCGGACGATGGCTCCAGCGACAGACCCGCGAGTGGTCCCAACTCACCGAGGAACAGCAGCGGAGACTCTCAAGCCTGGGAGTGACACCCGCCGAACAGCCCGCACCAGCCACCACGGACGGCGGGAAGGCATCCGGGAAAGCATCAGCCTTCCAGCGCGGCCTGACCGCCCTCGCGCAGTGGGTCCAGCGCGAGGGTGCCCACAAGGCAGTGCCGAGGGGGCACGTCGAAGCCGTCGTCATCGACGGCCAGGAACACCAGCACAAGCTCGGCGTATGGATCTCCAACACCAAGACCCGCCGCGACAAACTCACCCACGACCAGCGCACCGCACTCGCCGAACTCGGAGTCGAGTGGGCTTAG
- a CDS encoding ABC-three component system protein, which translates to MTEKMPHSAAGQMLGYLYQCEWALVELAQRWFKDAEATLRMEMLDDIDLLHGSVPVELVQSKHHGGQGEIGSTSADLWRSINSWCDALEILGDAPLPLLRLVTTQQVSAGSLLEKLRAEPQTRDVAAALAALEELAGDAEGPKTTRPWRERFLRCTPVVREALVGQIVVDDLAPRVSEVDSKLREVIGVWKTDQGQSQEILEELKGWWWGVSKEMLDRSNPIRRDTVSAEELRTKIDYVMSKYAQTSLPISDRLERLTEDEVARYKDRVFVAQLQLLKLGRRSIRFHLGEYHHAWTHRSRWLHRHYVAQSELDQFESDLRREWEQVFSKLADAYDAGEYGDDAVKAGVDILDKAMAAVETLRLRPQVEKRWVARGTLHALADLATQDDEPVGWHPDFENLLSQSSDTADREE; encoded by the coding sequence GTGACAGAGAAGATGCCCCACTCAGCGGCTGGCCAGATGCTGGGCTACCTCTACCAGTGCGAGTGGGCGTTGGTGGAGCTGGCGCAGCGGTGGTTCAAGGACGCCGAGGCCACCCTACGCATGGAGATGCTGGACGACATTGACCTGCTGCACGGGTCAGTTCCTGTCGAGCTTGTGCAGTCCAAGCATCATGGCGGTCAGGGCGAGATCGGCTCCACCAGTGCTGATCTGTGGCGTTCTATCAATTCCTGGTGCGATGCCTTAGAGATCCTCGGGGACGCGCCGCTGCCGCTGCTCCGCTTGGTCACCACGCAGCAGGTTTCTGCCGGGAGCCTCCTGGAGAAGCTGCGCGCCGAGCCGCAGACGCGCGATGTAGCCGCAGCTCTAGCAGCTCTTGAGGAGCTAGCTGGTGATGCCGAGGGTCCGAAGACGACACGCCCTTGGCGGGAGCGCTTCCTCCGGTGCACTCCGGTGGTCCGGGAGGCTCTGGTGGGCCAGATCGTCGTGGACGATCTGGCGCCTCGAGTGTCAGAGGTGGACTCTAAGCTCCGTGAAGTGATCGGCGTATGGAAGACGGATCAGGGCCAGAGCCAAGAGATCCTGGAGGAGCTAAAGGGCTGGTGGTGGGGGGTCTCCAAAGAGATGCTCGACCGCTCCAACCCCATCCGGAGAGACACTGTTTCCGCCGAGGAACTGCGCACGAAGATCGACTATGTGATGAGCAAGTACGCGCAGACCTCGTTGCCCATCAGCGACCGGCTGGAACGGCTCACCGAGGACGAGGTGGCCCGGTACAAGGACCGCGTCTTCGTTGCCCAGCTCCAGCTCCTGAAACTGGGGCGCCGAAGCATCCGATTCCATCTCGGCGAGTATCACCACGCATGGACCCATCGATCTCGCTGGCTCCACCGTCACTACGTCGCCCAGAGCGAACTCGACCAGTTCGAGTCAGATCTCCGGCGTGAGTGGGAGCAGGTGTTCTCCAAACTCGCCGACGCCTATGACGCTGGCGAATACGGGGACGATGCGGTCAAGGCCGGTGTGGACATTCTGGACAAGGCCATGGCTGCCGTAGAAACACTGCGGCTGCGTCCGCAGGTGGAGAAGCGATGGGTCGCCCGCGGCACGCTTCACGCTTTGGCCGATCTGGCTACGCAGGACGACGAGCCGGTGGGCTGGCATCCCGACTTCGAGAACCTGCTGTCCCAGTCGTCTGATACTGCTGACAGGGAGGAATAG
- a CDS encoding DUF6262 family protein — translation MNPRGNPHTLAQARRRTSLDKRQRALTALTTLEQQGKKITHTAVARTAGVSTWLTYTEGIREHIEAAQQRQHPTTPSPARTRSTTATLRTELKLARQEIRTLREDRDRMRKAIQHQLGQQLHALDTGHLTERVDELIRNNQRLEDSLQQATDDNHRLQARVGTLETDLAAARTSLRRMIREENTNR, via the coding sequence ATGAACCCCCGCGGCAACCCGCACACCCTCGCCCAGGCCCGCCGCCGCACCAGCCTCGACAAACGCCAGCGAGCCCTGACCGCACTCACCACCCTGGAACAACAGGGCAAGAAGATCACTCACACCGCGGTCGCCCGCACCGCCGGCGTCTCCACATGGCTCACCTACACCGAAGGCATCCGCGAGCACATCGAAGCCGCGCAACAACGCCAGCACCCCACCACCCCCTCGCCCGCCCGCACCCGCAGCACCACCGCCACGCTGCGCACAGAACTCAAGCTCGCCAGGCAGGAGATCCGGACCCTGAGGGAAGACAGAGACCGGATGAGGAAGGCCATCCAGCACCAGCTCGGGCAGCAACTCCACGCCCTCGACACCGGGCACCTGACCGAACGCGTCGACGAACTCATCCGGAACAACCAACGGCTCGAAGACAGCCTCCAGCAGGCCACCGACGACAACCACCGGCTCCAGGCCCGCGTGGGCACCCTGGAAACAGACCTGGCGGCAGCACGCACCAGCCTCCGACGGATGATCCGAGAGGAGAACACCAACCGCTGA
- a CDS encoding IS630 family transposase: protein MPGPKPLPLELSDHERRVLRGWLRKQTASQALVMRSRIVLACAEGRPNAEVAQDLGISRETVRKWRSRFAADRLEGLVDRPRSGAPRKITDEQVEALVARTLGQTPPTGDSHWSTRSMAQSAGMSQSAVSRIWRAFGLKPHIVETWKLSTDPQFVTKVRDVVGIYLSPPENALVLAVDEKSQIQALDRTQPVLPMAPTVPAKMTHDYVRHGTTSLFAALDIASGSVIAQHYRRHRHQEFLRFLKVIDAAVPKDLELHLVLDNYATHKTEPVKKWLLRHPRFHLHFTPTSASWLNLVERWFAELTSRKLRRSAHRSVIELERDIRGWINEWNKNPRPFVWTKTADNILDTLAAYCTRINDSGH from the coding sequence ATGCCTGGTCCGAAGCCGTTGCCGCTGGAGCTGTCCGATCACGAACGCAGGGTGCTGCGGGGCTGGTTGCGCAAGCAGACTGCGTCGCAGGCGCTGGTGATGCGGTCGAGGATCGTGCTGGCATGTGCGGAGGGTCGGCCGAACGCGGAGGTCGCGCAGGACCTGGGCATCTCGCGGGAGACGGTGCGCAAGTGGCGGTCCCGGTTCGCCGCGGACCGGCTGGAGGGCCTGGTGGACCGGCCGCGTTCGGGTGCACCGCGGAAGATCACGGACGAGCAGGTCGAAGCCCTGGTCGCCAGGACGCTCGGCCAGACGCCGCCGACGGGTGATTCGCACTGGTCGACGCGTTCCATGGCCCAGTCGGCAGGCATGTCGCAGTCGGCGGTCTCGCGGATCTGGCGGGCTTTCGGCCTCAAGCCCCACATCGTGGAGACGTGGAAGCTGTCGACCGATCCGCAGTTCGTGACCAAGGTCCGCGACGTGGTCGGCATCTACCTCTCGCCGCCGGAGAACGCCCTGGTCCTGGCGGTGGACGAGAAGTCGCAGATACAGGCCCTGGACCGGACCCAGCCGGTGCTGCCGATGGCGCCGACCGTGCCGGCGAAGATGACCCATGACTACGTCCGGCACGGCACGACCAGCCTGTTCGCCGCCCTGGACATCGCCTCCGGCTCGGTCATCGCCCAGCACTACCGCCGCCACCGCCACCAGGAATTCCTCCGCTTCCTGAAGGTCATCGACGCCGCCGTCCCCAAGGACCTCGAGCTTCACCTGGTCCTGGACAACTACGCCACCCACAAGACCGAACCGGTCAAGAAGTGGCTGCTGCGGCACCCCCGCTTCCACCTGCACTTCACCCCCACTTCGGCGTCCTGGCTCAACCTCGTCGAGCGCTGGTTCGCCGAGCTGACCTCCCGCAAACTCCGCCGCTCGGCCCACCGCAGCGTCATCGAACTCGAACGGGACATCCGCGGCTGGATCAACGAGTGGAACAAGAACCCCAGACCGTTCGTCTGGACGAAGACCGCCGACAACATCCTCGACACCCTCGCCGCATACTGCACACGAATTAACGACTCAGGACACTAG
- a CDS encoding tyrosine-type recombinase/integrase, whose protein sequence is MCSISSALSRMPAPRSEDAGDLDSGGWAAWLRGHLDPAWRASEWRQDCWLFTGSVHEPRSSVALCRTEACDTVVSPANIFCPFCKEERKRSPLPDAEFARAFVPVRNRVAFGGVPEPCSFTKDGQRCVRPRHCKELCATHYTQWKTHSTRKTASRWEDTAVPYADTPACPAPACPLPGLYGRGLCRHHAQRFREHRRTHPDAAVAPWAAQQPPYLAPHQFSLLPLPELLRWEVLYGLQQVDPWLRIFEPPQVRRMVRDLAETGTLIGGITDQQMCPRSTVAVLRMLGRVRTAVRAGHAQYTGTAPAQDDVLDLRALGQRSRTPAGIRQPKTVDLRTIRQPWLRGLLRTWTVQQRPGADEFARTLRGVELASRALAQRPGTDDPAGLRYDDVTAVVDAIRTALKRDGEPAGWNYRMSIASHFFALIDYGRRSGAADDLSAAFVRDPALHRIPEQEANEDEIGKAIPEPVIRQLDAHVHLLGQGRARGQRTLAPDDLKLMYRTLYILLRDTGRRPLEVLSLPRDCLETRNDQISLVWNNHKARRHRRRLPITTSTAQAIRTWNERREQLQTSLPPTGADYLFPALTHLATRPYLHTSYLGETLRHWVDSIPHLHGEGTDTQGNPLPFDRSLIYAYAFRHSYAQRHADAGTPLDVLRELMDHKSVSTTQRYYTVSLKRKRDAVTKLAAHVVDNHGHPSPSSETAYELRSVAVPYGGCTEPSNVKAAGSSCPIRFQCAGCGFYRPDPSYLPAIEQHINELRADRETAQAMDAAEFVITAFTAQISAYEQVTDRMQRRLAALPAAQRQEIEEASTILRKARAGNTHTLLPLTVVSRTDPA, encoded by the coding sequence ATGTGCAGCATCTCGTCCGCACTGTCGCGGATGCCCGCACCGCGCTCCGAAGACGCGGGGGATCTCGACAGCGGGGGATGGGCTGCGTGGCTGCGAGGTCATCTCGATCCCGCCTGGCGGGCGAGTGAATGGCGGCAGGACTGCTGGCTGTTCACCGGCAGTGTCCACGAGCCGCGCAGCTCGGTTGCACTGTGCCGTACGGAGGCATGCGACACCGTGGTCTCACCGGCCAACATCTTCTGCCCTTTCTGCAAGGAGGAGCGGAAACGGTCGCCGCTGCCCGACGCGGAGTTCGCGCGGGCCTTCGTGCCGGTGCGTAACCGGGTTGCCTTCGGCGGTGTTCCGGAGCCGTGCAGTTTCACGAAGGACGGGCAGCGCTGTGTCCGGCCCCGCCACTGCAAGGAACTGTGCGCCACGCACTACACCCAGTGGAAAACCCACTCCACCCGCAAGACCGCCAGCCGGTGGGAGGACACGGCCGTCCCGTATGCCGATACCCCTGCCTGCCCGGCTCCCGCCTGCCCGCTGCCGGGCCTGTACGGCCGGGGCCTGTGCCGGCATCATGCGCAGCGTTTCCGTGAGCACCGACGCACTCACCCGGACGCGGCCGTGGCGCCGTGGGCGGCGCAGCAGCCCCCGTATCTTGCCCCGCACCAGTTCAGTCTCCTGCCGCTGCCCGAACTGCTGCGCTGGGAGGTCCTCTACGGTCTGCAACAGGTGGACCCGTGGCTGCGGATCTTCGAACCCCCGCAGGTCCGCCGCATGGTGCGGGACCTGGCTGAGACCGGCACGCTCATCGGCGGCATCACGGACCAGCAGATGTGCCCGCGCTCCACTGTCGCGGTCCTGCGGATGCTCGGCCGCGTGCGTACGGCAGTCCGGGCGGGCCATGCGCAGTACACCGGCACCGCGCCGGCACAGGACGACGTCCTGGATCTGCGTGCGCTCGGCCAGCGCTCCCGCACCCCGGCCGGTATCCGGCAGCCCAAGACCGTTGATCTGCGCACCATCCGGCAGCCGTGGCTGCGCGGCCTGCTGCGCACCTGGACCGTCCAGCAGCGCCCGGGAGCGGACGAGTTCGCCCGCACGCTGCGCGGCGTGGAGCTCGCCTCCCGGGCCCTCGCGCAGCGCCCGGGAACCGACGACCCCGCAGGCTTGCGCTACGACGACGTCACCGCCGTGGTCGACGCGATCCGCACCGCACTGAAACGGGACGGCGAGCCGGCCGGCTGGAACTACCGCATGTCCATCGCCAGTCACTTCTTTGCCCTGATCGACTACGGCCGCCGCTCCGGAGCCGCGGACGACCTCTCGGCCGCCTTCGTCCGTGACCCCGCCCTCCACCGCATCCCCGAACAGGAGGCCAACGAGGACGAGATCGGCAAGGCGATCCCCGAACCGGTGATCCGCCAGCTCGACGCCCACGTCCACCTTCTCGGCCAGGGCCGGGCCCGCGGCCAGCGCACCCTCGCTCCCGACGACCTGAAGCTGATGTACCGCACGCTGTACATCCTGCTCAGAGACACCGGGCGGCGGCCCCTGGAAGTCCTTTCCCTGCCCCGCGACTGCCTGGAGACCCGCAACGACCAGATCTCCCTGGTCTGGAACAACCACAAGGCCCGCCGCCACCGCAGGCGCCTGCCCATCACCACGTCCACCGCTCAGGCCATCCGTACCTGGAACGAACGCCGAGAACAGCTCCAGACCAGCCTCCCGCCCACCGGCGCCGACTACCTCTTCCCCGCCCTCACGCACCTCGCCACCCGCCCCTACCTGCACACCAGCTACCTCGGCGAGACCCTGCGCCACTGGGTCGACTCCATCCCCCACCTGCACGGCGAAGGTACCGACACACAGGGCAACCCGCTGCCCTTCGACCGCTCCCTCATCTACGCCTACGCCTTCCGCCACTCCTACGCACAACGCCACGCCGACGCCGGAACCCCCCTCGACGTCCTGCGCGAACTGATGGACCACAAGTCCGTCAGCACCACCCAGCGCTACTACACCGTCTCCCTGAAACGAAAACGCGACGCCGTCACCAAGCTCGCCGCCCACGTCGTCGACAACCACGGCCACCCCAGCCCCAGCTCCGAGACCGCCTACGAACTGCGCTCCGTCGCCGTCCCCTACGGCGGATGCACCGAACCCAGCAACGTCAAAGCCGCAGGCAGCTCCTGCCCCATCCGCTTCCAGTGCGCCGGCTGCGGTTTCTACCGCCCCGACCCGTCCTACCTTCCGGCGATCGAACAGCACATCAACGAACTGCGCGCCGACCGCGAAACAGCCCAGGCTATGGACGCCGCCGAATTCGTCATCACCGCCTTCACCGCCCAGATCTCCGCCTACGAGCAGGTCACCGACCGTATGCAGCGCCGCCTCGCCGCCCTCCCCGCCGCACAACGCCAGGAGATCGAGGAGGCCAGCACCATCCTGCGCAAAGCCCGAGCCGGCAACACCCACACCCTCCTACCGCTCACCGTCGTCTCCAGGACCGACCCGGCATGA
- a CDS encoding IS256 family transposase translates to MTSENVAEQAVESAAAVSAKAVDDQLIDELVSRAQAEGLQLTGEGGLLQQLTKRLLESALEGEITDHLGYDKHDPAGKNGGNSRNGKRSKTVLTEVGPVEIAVPRDRDGSFEPKIVKKRQKRLTGVDEMVISLAAKGLTTGEVQAHLAEVYGAEVSRQTISTITDKVLDGMAEWQNRPLDVVYPVVFIDAIHVKIRDGAVANRPIYVALAVTAEGRREILGLWAGDGGEGAKHWLHILTEIKNRGVNDVLMLVCDGLRGLPEAVETVWPRTIVQTCVVHLLRNSFRYAARQDWDKIARLLKPVCTAPTEDAALERFAEFVDAWGRKYPAIVKLWENAWEEFTPFLRFDTEIRRIVCTTNAIESVNARIRRVVKARGHFPNEQAALKCVYMATMSLDPTGKGQTRWTMRWKTALNAFDITFDGRLSAARQ, encoded by the coding sequence ATGACCAGTGAGAACGTGGCCGAGCAGGCTGTCGAGTCGGCAGCGGCTGTGTCGGCGAAGGCCGTGGACGACCAGCTGATCGACGAGCTGGTGAGCCGGGCCCAGGCGGAGGGGCTGCAGCTGACAGGTGAGGGCGGGCTGCTGCAGCAGCTGACCAAGCGGCTGCTGGAGTCCGCTCTCGAGGGCGAGATCACCGACCACCTCGGCTATGACAAGCACGATCCGGCGGGCAAGAACGGCGGCAACTCCCGCAACGGCAAACGCTCCAAGACCGTGCTGACCGAGGTGGGACCTGTGGAGATAGCCGTGCCCCGCGACCGGGACGGCTCGTTCGAACCGAAGATCGTAAAGAAGCGGCAGAAGCGCCTGACCGGTGTCGACGAGATGGTCATCTCGCTGGCCGCCAAGGGCCTGACCACCGGTGAGGTCCAGGCCCATCTCGCGGAGGTCTATGGGGCGGAGGTCTCCCGGCAGACCATCTCCACGATCACGGACAAGGTCCTGGACGGCATGGCCGAGTGGCAGAACCGGCCGCTCGACGTCGTTTATCCGGTGGTCTTCATCGACGCCATCCACGTGAAGATCCGCGACGGCGCGGTCGCCAACCGGCCGATCTATGTGGCCCTGGCCGTCACCGCCGAGGGGCGACGCGAGATCCTCGGGCTGTGGGCCGGCGACGGCGGCGAGGGCGCCAAGCACTGGCTGCACATCCTCACTGAGATCAAGAACCGCGGCGTGAACGATGTGCTGATGCTGGTCTGCGACGGGCTCAGGGGCCTGCCCGAGGCGGTGGAAACGGTCTGGCCCCGCACCATCGTGCAGACCTGTGTGGTCCATCTGCTGCGGAACTCCTTCCGCTATGCCGCCCGCCAGGACTGGGACAAGATCGCCCGCCTCCTCAAGCCCGTCTGCACCGCCCCGACCGAGGACGCGGCCCTGGAGCGGTTCGCGGAGTTCGTCGACGCCTGGGGCAGGAAGTATCCGGCGATCGTGAAGCTGTGGGAGAACGCCTGGGAAGAGTTCACCCCGTTCCTGCGGTTCGACACCGAGATCCGCCGCATCGTGTGCACGACGAACGCGATCGAGTCGGTGAACGCCAGGATCCGCCGGGTGGTCAAGGCTCGCGGACACTTCCCCAACGAGCAAGCCGCGTTGAAGTGCGTCTACATGGCGACCATGTCCCTCGATCCCACGGGCAAGGGCCAGACCCGCTGGACCATGCGCTGGAAGACCGCATTGAACGCCTTCGACATCACCTTCGACGGCCGACTCTCAGCAGCCCGCCAGTAA
- a CDS encoding restriction endonuclease, with protein MAENFEPKLNNDALLLTGVSDLADAYTRLSAAGDPQRRGKDFEHLLQRAFQLAHFEVELNPRMAHPRQTDLSARYGDSRYLLEAKWQGAKADMDVLGGLRDRLRRTSPDVVGVLVSVSGFTGTLVEEVSRERQSPILLVDQEDLLGALREPTTLPGLLRAKQEALITHGQVHLGESLRAHAATRRPDRALPARDLHLRDARGEQHPYLTVPGGFAPVVFATAVTNVDWSFGRGRGVCMDIPIQAHTADDLIRLIHGLDELGLASARPTWTLQQNDTSWFGIGAGELIQALDNAQQRMAEPAAPHHSEQLVYCDTTLGGLYTLTAIIAAAEPSPTGQRPDECAPSSGQGDRTPAPLLVSQCQLSFQLPGTPLDATALRHLHDRFGATHNVYFRHLDITAIKISWLDQQPADPLATIVEHDPITGQDFVVGLVVHDHYSVNSKHAVLEGWPLELQESGFLVCALADHHPVSRPPESYWLEAVHTAHTSDLAVATIRARW; from the coding sequence GTGGCCGAGAACTTTGAACCCAAGCTGAACAATGACGCCCTACTGCTCACAGGCGTCAGCGACCTAGCTGACGCGTACACGCGGCTCAGTGCCGCAGGCGATCCGCAACGCCGGGGGAAGGACTTCGAGCACCTACTGCAGCGAGCCTTCCAGCTCGCTCACTTCGAGGTAGAACTCAACCCGAGGATGGCACATCCACGCCAGACAGACTTGTCCGCCCGCTATGGAGACAGCCGGTATCTCCTGGAGGCCAAGTGGCAAGGAGCGAAGGCGGACATGGATGTGCTCGGTGGCCTACGCGACCGCTTGCGCCGGACCAGTCCCGACGTAGTAGGTGTGCTCGTCAGCGTCTCCGGCTTCACCGGAACCCTCGTAGAGGAGGTCAGCCGAGAACGTCAGTCACCGATCCTTCTGGTCGACCAAGAAGATCTGCTGGGCGCGCTTCGGGAGCCGACGACACTGCCCGGACTGCTCAGAGCCAAGCAGGAGGCATTGATCACTCATGGCCAAGTGCATCTCGGTGAGTCTCTTCGGGCACACGCCGCAACCCGTAGGCCAGATCGCGCGCTGCCAGCAAGAGACCTGCATCTCCGCGACGCACGTGGGGAGCAACACCCTTACCTGACTGTTCCGGGCGGCTTCGCTCCCGTGGTGTTCGCTACCGCCGTCACAAACGTGGACTGGTCCTTCGGTCGCGGCCGCGGCGTGTGTATGGACATCCCCATCCAAGCCCATACTGCTGACGACTTGATACGCCTGATCCACGGCCTTGATGAGCTCGGGCTGGCCAGCGCACGTCCCACCTGGACCCTCCAGCAGAACGACACCTCATGGTTCGGAATCGGCGCCGGTGAACTCATACAGGCATTGGACAACGCACAGCAGCGTATGGCGGAGCCGGCTGCCCCGCACCACAGCGAGCAGCTCGTGTACTGCGACACCACCCTGGGTGGTCTCTACACACTGACGGCAATCATCGCTGCGGCTGAGCCGTCACCCACCGGCCAGCGACCGGACGAGTGCGCCCCCTCGAGCGGCCAAGGCGACAGAACGCCGGCACCCCTCCTGGTCTCGCAGTGCCAACTTTCCTTCCAGCTACCTGGCACTCCGCTGGATGCCACAGCCCTGCGTCACCTCCACGACCGATTCGGAGCGACGCACAACGTCTACTTCCGCCACTTGGACATCACGGCGATCAAGATCAGCTGGCTTGATCAGCAACCAGCAGACCCACTGGCCACCATCGTGGAGCACGACCCAATCACAGGCCAAGACTTCGTCGTCGGCCTCGTCGTGCACGATCACTACTCCGTGAACAGCAAGCACGCCGTGCTCGAAGGCTGGCCGCTAGAACTCCAGGAGAGCGGGTTTCTGGTGTGCGCCTTGGCGGATCACCATCCCGTAAGTCGCCCACCAGAGAGCTACTGGCTGGAAGCCGTGCACACCGCCCACACGTCCGACCTAGCCGTAGCAACGATCCGGGCCAGATGGTGA